The nucleotide window tatatttatatttatttcatgCTCTATATGATTCATATAATATGATCATTACCTtgagaatgaagaaaataggtatagaaaacaaacaaaggtCATGGAGTCAAAGACAAGACGACCAACTATCTCTCTCATAGCAGGTCCCTCTCCAAACCGTTTTCTACTCAGACCCATCAACCaacctctctctcacacatacacacacacactctctctctctctcttccctatATTGTAAGCAAACCCCACAACCAtctccatcatcatcaccatcatcattcCCCCCATATGAAGCCTTctgtctctcttttttctctataaAGTCATCACAGATTTACATCAAACCAGTTGGGAGAGAATAAGACATCAAAAATATTAATTGGCTCATCAGAGAAGCCAACCtcgctttctctctctctctctctctctctctctctctctctctctctcatcacaaTGAGGAAGCCAGATCCCtcaccagcagcagcagcagcaaagaacaacaacaataattcCAACAATACCAGTAAGCTGAGAAAGGGTTTGTGGTCACCAGAAGAGGATGACAAGCTGATGAGCTACATGATCAACAATGGCCAAGGCTGCTGGAGCGATGTAGCCAGAAATGCTGGCCTGCAGAGGTGTGGCAAGAGTTGCAGGCTGCGTTGGATCAACTACCTGCGGCCTGACCTGAAACGAGGCGCCTTTTCCCCCCAAGAAGAAGAACTCATCATCCATTTACATTCTCTCCTTGGAAACAGGTTTTGATTCATTTCCTACCCCTTTTACTTTTACGATctgtttgattttgaattccTGCATAAATATATGATATGTTGCTTGGTGTCACTTTCCATAACACTTATGTAttattgtgaatttttttattttttatttttgcatctGCATGTTGTTGTGGTTGTTGAATTAACTAAAAATGTTCTTCTCCCTAAGACAAGCAAGAGAGTTTCAGCTGGAATAATCTCTACATTAAATCTTTTGTTTGAAAGAGTAAACATTAAGATTTAAGAAAAAATGACGTCAAACAATAATGGGAAGGCTGATGTGACAAGTTTAATTAGGGCAGttgttgaaaaaatataaaaattcctATTTTAATAGTCATTGATAATTTTGGAGTCTCTCCACTCCAATATTTCAACATGCTAGTAGAGCAAATTTTGACCACGTACATTCATAAACTGTACATATAACACATGTACTTATCACCCAAATTTGGCTAAATTGACTTGTAGAAAGGTGATCAAAAAATACTCATGTCTCATATACTCCAACAAAAGTACTTTGAATGACACATAATATACGGTTTTGCATGCTTTGCATCAATTAATACACATACACAAAtacttttttcttgttctttctttattctgttttaatctaatttaaaaTCATGGGGAGGGGGATTTGAACTCGAGCGCAAAGTGGAGAGCACGTCCGATCTATCTAATTTAACTAAGTCCATATATATGCACTTTTTCGTTGTTATTAGTACGGATCATATATACATAGATAACTAGAtgcatacacacacatatgcaTATGCCAAGCTTTACTTATGTCAAACTTTGACTATAATGGTAATGTAGaaactattaattttgtggAATATATGTAAGTTGAAAAGGATTGGTCTTATATGgtgtatattatattattctgTTTGAGTTAAAGACACTCAATTCCCATattgttttaaaatattagcGTCCATGCAAAttagaatatatatttgtctTCTTCAATAGATTCCTACCTGCTCTGGGCGGCCATAGTTAGATTAATAAAGAAACTAATACCGCAATGTAATGTCTACATCTCTGTCTCTCGAGTCGAAGACactcaaaatctttttgtgttttaagtTAGGAAGGCATGCAAGTCATGCATTATTAAGAAAGTATAACCCATCAAACCACTTTAGTTGAAACcgactttatttatttttatttgtttgtttgtttgtatgtATGTAGGTGGTCGCAAATTGCAGCACGCTTGCCAGGGAGAACTGACAATGAAATAAAGAACTTCTGGAATTCAACAATAAAGAAAAGGCTAAAGAATTTGTCATCCTCTAATGCCTCGCCAAACACAAGCGATTCATCCTCGGAGCCTAAAGATCATCATGCTATGCTGGCCGGAGGCTTCATTCCTGGGCAAGAACATGGCATGATGCCTCTTTACATGGATTCATCACCGTCGTTGATGCAGTCTACGGTCCTCAACCACATGTTCGATCCGTTGCCTATGCTCGATCACGCCGGCCTAACCTTGCCCGGCGGTGCAGGTGGATACTACAATGCCACCCAATGCACCACACAAATCAATGGAGTTGGAGGTGATTGCTGTTTTGGAGACAATGGAGTGTTTGAGGTTGGTGGGGGTGTTGATATTGGGGTAGAAGGAGAGATATTTGTTCCTGCCCTAGAGTGTGTGAGCACTGAAGATCAGAATCTTAAAACTGAACCCATCTATGATCATAGGAACACCACCAATAACAATTACTACaataatataaatagtatCACCAACACtaattacaataataatattaaagtTGAGAATATTGGGGTGGGAAATTACTATGATGACCAGGAAGAGCTAACAATGGGGGAGTGGGACTTGGAGGATCTGATGAAGGATGTTTCCTCTgcctcctttccttttcttgacTATCAAAGTTGATGAATCGTtgccttccaatattttccaacgatattttttattttctttctcttttttcttcacatacttcttgatttctttttcatttttcaaacatTTGAGATCCTCCTTTCGTTCCAGAAGACTTCCTAGTCATAGAATCAAGTAAAAAAACAGTGTTTTCTTTCTACTTGTATTACAACAAGATGAAGTGGTGGGAATGGGGCTGAAATAAAGGTCACCCTTGCGTATATATAAAGTGACCAGCTGGGGCAGTTTTGTATGGCGCTGAGAAGCTTCAATGGTGTCATACTTGTGAAGGAAGATGTGAATAGCTACATAAAGGTAGGGAGAGAGATACATGaagattaattaataataattagttGGTATATAACAGATATGAATTGTAGTTATTATGAGATATGTACAAAAAGAATGGCTGGTggaattttgttttcagtGGGAGATAAGTAGGTTGTACTACACATTTGATATAATAGACTTctgtcctctctctctctctctctctctctctctcaattatcttttttgacaaatttaggctatatatattctaaatcACTCGAATGTAGTGGAAGGGGATCAAATTCGATCGAGTGCAATGAGACAGGTACGCTGCTTTAGCCAACAGGTAACAAAGTTATCACCGTTGATGAAAGAGTAATTAGTAAGCTCTAGCTCTCATTCTAGCATGGACTTTTTTCTTCCattattaaattagttagttAAGGTGTATGGTTGGGTTTCTTAGGAGCAATTATACATGTTTACCAAGATGCTATGGCTTCACATAATTACTGTACCTAAAAAACAATCAATGCAAAGATAAAATTTGGCCAACTTATTCCAAGAAGTGAATAGAAAGCAACTTTAATTTGGATTTGTGATGATGGCATATACTAATTTAGttatgcaaaaagaaaaagacaaggTGACCATTTTCACTTTGAATGACAGATGATGAGATGATGAGAGTGCTTCTTATAGCTATCATTTGCCTTTAGATTTTTAACGTACCGTTCGCATAACTAacatgtgtttgtttttgtattcATTATCAGGAagctttttatatttttcttcaaagttGAGACTGACATATGTGTGACCGATGATTACGCCCAAGTTATTAATTTCATGTAGTAACATGCTAAAAGATATCAAACTGTTGGACTTTATCTGCAGAAATTTATGTAATTAGTCGGGGCCAAAgatctgttttcttttctgtaactagtgtagtggtttgtagtaattgcttttttaaaaaggtcTTTGATTCGAGTCATAACATTCGTGTAGTGTGTATGAATTTAGTATGTTATCGTCCATCTTAATAGAAaatgtctttttaaaaaaagcttcGAAcgagacaaaaacaaaaaagagagatcATACCAAGtatctcataaaaaataaaaatataagctAATTCAATAGTCTATGGCCCAACCCAACCTTATTTGAGCGTATCGACCCAAACCAACTTGATGGGTCACGATTACTGTCAACGTTTAGTTCAGTAGTCTATGGACAaatacaattttttgttttgggcatGGGCCCTATACAATCAGCATAGTTAGTTAGTGAACCACGTACCAGTGTTATTCaacattcttcttttctttttgaaatcaGAGTGAAAATTTTGGACATTAGAGGGATCTGGGATATTGCGTGCCATATTatggtttgaattttgaattcgGGTATTCAAGAAATATACGTTAAGGGTTTGTTTGATaactatttcaattttagttttcagtttttatttttcatttttccttttttgtgcTAGAATATGGAGGAAAAAGGGAgagaatggaagtgagaatgagagtggagATGAGATTGATAAGGAAGATGAGAGGGGAGGAGGAGTaccaaaagtaaaaacaaaaactaaaaattgaaatatatttgaaagtgttttcactttcaagtttttattttcacttttgttactacACCCTcccatcctctctctctatctcatcctcactcccattctcactctcaatttcctctatactctagaacaagaaatgaaaacaaaaatctaaaaatgaaatggttatcaaatggGCCCTATCTTTAAAAATCGAGGGGGCTGGACATGCTTAAGAACAGAGAGAAGATAACAAAAAGACCTACCGAACTTGATATTGATTCAAATCAAACGCATCATTTCttccaaaaacaaatcaaGCAAAATGACATGACTCAATGTATTAACTACATGTCATTGGGTCATATGAAGTGTACCAGTTCATATCAGTTCATCTTGCGATTGAGTGCACTAACAGTTCTTGAGGCCTAAAAAACTCAAGGAAGGTCCATGCATATTTTAGGTCCAATACATTATCGTGCTATAAAAGAAGCCTAGCTAGGGTATGCGGAGGCCCATCAAATAAGGCTACGAAGTGCCTATGCAAGCTTTGATATTTGCATTATGCCAAGTGAGACTACAATTTGGCATGTGAGGAGATCATGGTATAGGTATACCAATTTCACATGCAAACATATAAGGTGTAACAATTTCACATGCCCGAGCTCCCACTGCTTTCTCAAGCAATATCTAATACAGCCTTAATCCACTACAATACAACTGAGTATAAACATGCAACGCCAAGCGTATCCCTTAGTACCCATCCACACTATAAACCACTCACCTAGCTCCATGCATGTATAtagcttgggcccacttaagcttgtcgGGTGGTTCTCCCATGTGGATTTCCTTTACTTCTAACTTTTGGAAACAATTTGTTTCCAGCGCCTTCCTTTACTCGTTGGAAATATTGGCGCTCTCTTTTTACCTGTTAGAAATAAAGGAAATCCCTCATCCTCTAAATTGGCATCCATGACCCAAGCAAAGGATCTTCCCTTAGCTGCTGCAAAGCATCCCAGCAGCCATCACTCTCCTTTTGGTTGCTGCATGCAGCTAGCAACCATCGACTCCTTCCTTGGCATAAGCCTCACCTCAAGCATAATCCCAAGCTACTCCTTCATCCTCCCACCTCTAGAACTCATaaatctctctcgttacataGCCTTAAAAGTCTCAAGCTTTTCTTTCCATGACCTCGCTATATGAAACCCTTAAACACCATAGTTGGAGCCTCAAGCTTCAAACTCATTTTAGAGAGCCATGCACCTAGGCTCAATCATCCATAAATGCCATACCCACTGCCCAAACTCctactttctttctcttctcaaaTATGTGAATCGTCATGCCACAGCTTCAGTTCAAAACTCAGTTAAAGAAAATCCTAGTTGTCGTAAGCCACAACTCAAGTTATCTTCCATCACCATAGCGAAAacttcattcatcatcacaatcTCTTAAAACTCCTCATCCTATACTTAACCATAACCAACAGCAAGCAAAGAACAAACATTCTCATTGCTAAACTTGTGGGTCTTTAGCTCCCACAACTCATGCCAAgcctttttctaattttgtctCAAGCATTGAATCTCATTTCCATTTCCAACTCAAGGAGCTAATGAGGAGTCCAAACAAAGCACTCCCTAAGatccattttttttcaaagtgtTTTAGGTCTAATTCTTGAACTCAGGTAGAGAGGCAACATTATCCACTTACTCTTGGTAGCAGCCCATTCCATCTGGAgctaccaaaataaaaaagccccAACAACAGTTTATTAACATTAATAAGAATGAGCAGAAATAATGTATTAATGCCACCCATATTCTATAGATTACAAAGAATGAATGTAAGAATTGCATAcctttatttctatttttggcAATAGCTCCTAGAAGAGTACCCTTGTACTTAGGGGTGGGTGCGGTTCGGTTTGGTCCTGTTTCCATCTCAAATCCGAACCTGTACTTTTTAGGGAGCTTTAgtaacacacccaaaataggagctgaaattataaaaaaaccttacatgaaattcaatttAGAAACATACACAAAAACCATTTATTACATATGAAATGAGTGTTGAAGTTATTATAAATTACATCCCTGCTATTGCTATTACttaacttaaaacaagcccaacatcaaaaaacaaaaaaaaaaaaaaaatccaaaacaaacccaGCAAGCCCgaagtatattgttaataccatgtcataaaagtacaatgttaataccatgtcatagaagtacattgttaataccattccatagaagtatattgttaataccattccATAAAAGTAcaatgttaataccatgtcatagaagtacattgttaataccatgtcatagaagtacattgttaataccattccATGgaaaaacattgttaataccatttcatagaagtacattgtttatactatgtcatagaactatCTTGTTattactatgtcatagaaccaTCTTGAGTCCTTTCCAAAGGCATAAACTTTCTCAGCATCACTGATAAGCATTGTCTTGCCAACCCCAGCAGCGAAGAATACTAGTAATAACAAGATacctctacaaaaaaaaaaaaaaaaaaacactgttaatactacGTCATAGtagtacactgttaatactatgtcatagaaccaTCTTCCTAGTAAAAATCACATTCTGCATATTATAAATTTCAAGGGAATGGTATGGAGTTGTACACTTTTTTCCTACCtattatgcaaatgaaatgatgTAGTTGTTAACTTCCAAATAATTCTCGTGATACTAATGGCTTTCCAATTCGAGGATAGGGTGCCAACATGCCAACCAAAACCAAAGCAATGTTAGCAGCTATGCCAACCAAAAGATCAACAGCGTATAACTCAAACTTTGCCCAGAAATCCTTTCCCCTTTTTCTGAACTTCTGCAAATGTTGCACAACAAGAATCTATGACTATCTGCATTACAAAAGAGTCGAGGAAAAGAAATTTCTTCAGTATTCAACAAGATCAACAACTATCAAATGTAATGGTCCAATTTGAAGGCATGgtatatttaataattaactatattACCCTtaacttaaataaaaaaaagagtaaatttTAATAACCTAGTGTCCCTTTAACACCACACACTTGTAGCTCCTCAGTTTAAACTGTCCGTCAGGAGGCACAAATGACAGAATTTGTTGGGATTCCCAAGGAAAAAATCGAACACATGGATGGAATCTTACATTATCAAGAATAGAAGGGTTTGCAAATGAAAGAGTCAAATCAGGAACATCTGAGAGATGGGAGTTCACTTGCACTTCACCATATATCTTGCATTTCACCAGGACCCCATCCCTAAGCAGCACACACACAACTTTAATACAAAACCTTGAGATATTAATTATAATCATACAAGGCATTCAATTATAACTACCAAGTCTACAGATCTTCATTCAATAATCATCACCATCCATAAATGATAACATGtcttataaaattataaattaaattgcaagCATTATCTTGAAGTAGATTATTCTCCTCTTCGAACTTCAGATAAGGCATTACTATTCTCATCCAAGTTATTCAAAAAGATTGCGGAAGCAAAAGGGTGAACAAAATTATGCATTCACTTGAAGAGGCATGTGATTCATATagtttgaaaaattaataaaatattccaagctccttatcTATCTGTTTCTATATTGTACAGAGTCACCAATTATGAACAGGAAGCATAGTCATTAATACATGGAATCTTTAATCcatgccaaaaagaaaaggatggaGATATCTTATCAaagcattaaaataaaaaaaagattgacCTGTTTACAATTGCATCCATTTCTTCAACAAGATCAACATAAACTTCATTGTTAGCATATTTCAGGTATGTTGTTCTCCATGGAATGCAAGATGATGTTGCACCTGGAAGTGTGTCACTCATGTTGGAACTGTTGCCTGTCACAACACTCAACATCTTGTTAACTATATTTGGTGGAGGAATCATATCTCTCATAATATTAGGTTATGTAGTGAGAGGGAAGCCATTGTCAATCATTTCATCCAGAAGCTACACATTGCAGTAAAGATTTTGGTCAATTTAATAAGCAAAACTCAATATGGAAAACACCATATTCAAACCCTAATTGGACAATACTAGAAAAAACCATGAATATGGAGCTCAAACCTGATCAAATTTTGAAAGCTGATCAACGACATCATTTCCAACAAGTGCCTCTCTAACAAACAAGACAAGATCTGGATTGTTAAGATTGACTAGCTTTGACAGTGCCTTCATTAATAGTTCATTATCCTGAAAGGCATAATACAATATATtttcacattaaaaaaaatatatatatatatatatatagcaaaaaAACCAGGCTAGATAACTTATAGGTCTCAACCCgatgaaaaatgaattttaacaagtaaacaacattttttttttttccgtaaTAGCAAAAGCAGTAGAAagattgaaacaaaaattgctAACTAACAGTAGCTTAGCATGTACATCATACAAACAATAAATGTTTATGTAGATGCTCAACCATCCTGCTAAGAACTAGAAACATAGTACCAGCATTACAAATCATATTAGAACTCACACAAATAAACAAGCAAgtaattttcagattttttttttcaattt belongs to Prunus persica cultivar Lovell chromosome G4, Prunus_persica_NCBIv2, whole genome shotgun sequence and includes:
- the LOC18781476 gene encoding transcription factor MYB46 gives rise to the protein MRKPDPSPAAAAAKNNNNNSNNTSKLRKGLWSPEEDDKLMSYMINNGQGCWSDVARNAGLQRCGKSCRLRWINYLRPDLKRGAFSPQEEELIIHLHSLLGNRWSQIAARLPGRTDNEIKNFWNSTIKKRLKNLSSSNASPNTSDSSSEPKDHHAMLAGGFIPGQEHGMMPLYMDSSPSLMQSTVLNHMFDPLPMLDHAGLTLPGGAGGYYNATQCTTQINGVGGDCCFGDNGVFEVGGGVDIGVEGEIFVPALECVSTEDQNLKTEPIYDHRNTTNNNYYNNINSITNTNYNNNIKVENIGVGNYYDDQEELTMGEWDLEDLMKDVSSASFPFLDYQS
- the LOC18778547 gene encoding AP-3 complex subunit mu; this encodes MLSVVTGNSSNMSDTLPGATSSCIPWRTTYLKYANNEVYVDLVEEMDAIVNRDGVLVKCKIYGEVQVNSHLSDVPDLTLSFANPSILDNVRFHPCVRFFPWESQQILSFVPPDGQFKLRSYKCVVLKGH